A genomic stretch from Campylobacter lari subsp. concheus includes:
- the purD gene encoding phosphoribosylamine--glycine ligase: protein MKILILGSGAREYSIALALQKTNDNLEFYFAPGNGATAKIGTNLNMKDPKVITAYAKASEIDLCIVGSENFLAEGIVDLFKENNIAIFGPTKAAAMLEASKSFMKSFLKKYKIKTAKFLNTTDYEKAKKFITSLTPPIVVKADGLCAGKGVIIAQSHEEALETTKNMLSGESFGEAGKIVVIEEYLDGFELSVFAVCDGNDFILLPAAQDHKRLLDNDKGPNTGGMGAYAPSTLASESLLEQVKKDIVAPTLKGMKEEGAEFVGVLFIGLMVVNNKPYVLEYNVRFGDPECEVLMPLIENPLDLFLACVNKNLANTHIKIKNEFAVGVVCASKNYPYKDSPKALIEIGDIPQNSHISYAGVSLEDDKLYASGGRVLVCVGTGKSIEEAQKNAYMLCENVHFKGKQYRKDIAFQVLK, encoded by the coding sequence ATGAAAATTTTAATACTAGGAAGCGGTGCTAGGGAGTATTCTATCGCTTTGGCTCTTCAAAAAACAAATGATAATTTAGAATTTTATTTTGCTCCAGGAAATGGTGCTACTGCTAAAATAGGAACAAATCTTAACATGAAAGATCCTAAAGTTATAACAGCTTATGCAAAAGCATCCGAGATTGATCTTTGCATAGTTGGAAGTGAAAATTTTTTAGCAGAGGGTATAGTAGATCTTTTTAAAGAAAACAATATTGCTATTTTTGGGCCTACTAAAGCTGCTGCTATGTTGGAAGCTTCAAAATCTTTTATGAAGAGTTTTTTAAAAAAATATAAAATCAAAACAGCTAAATTTTTAAACACAACTGATTATGAAAAAGCTAAGAAATTTATCACATCTTTAACACCTCCTATTGTTGTAAAAGCAGATGGTTTATGTGCTGGTAAAGGTGTGATTATCGCGCAAAGTCATGAAGAAGCTTTAGAAACTACTAAAAATATGCTAAGTGGAGAAAGCTTTGGGGAAGCTGGAAAAATTGTTGTGATTGAGGAATATCTTGATGGTTTTGAATTAAGCGTATTTGCGGTTTGCGATGGAAATGATTTTATATTGTTGCCTGCAGCACAAGATCATAAAAGATTATTAGATAATGATAAAGGGCCTAATACGGGTGGCATGGGGGCTTATGCTCCAAGTACTTTAGCAAGTGAAAGTTTGTTAGAGCAAGTGAAGAAAGATATAGTGGCGCCAACTCTTAAAGGCATGAAAGAAGAAGGTGCTGAATTTGTTGGAGTGTTGTTTATAGGCTTGATGGTCGTAAATAATAAACCTTATGTTTTAGAGTATAATGTGCGTTTTGGTGATCCTGAATGTGAGGTTTTGATGCCTTTAATAGAAAATCCTTTGGATTTATTTTTAGCATGTGTGAATAAAAATCTTGCTAATACTCATATAAAAATTAAAAATGAATTTGCTGTGGGTGTGGTTTGTGCAAGTAAAAATTATCCTTACAAGGACTCACCAAAAGCTTTGATTGAGATAGGTGATATTCCACAAAATTCTCATATTTCTTATGCTGGTGTGAGTTTAGAAGATGATAAATTATATGCCAGCGGTGGTCGAGTGTTGGTTTGTGTGGGAACTGGAAAAAGCATTGAAGAAGCTCAAAAAAACGCTTATATGCTTTGTGAAAATGTCCATTTTAAAGGAAAACAATATAGAAAAGATATTGCCTTTCAGGTTCTTAAATGA
- a CDS encoding RDD family protein — protein MSTNQELFDKLEKEEIKIASFKKRFLAYVVDSFVILGIVSIILFDKINSMQTYEEIHNLLMRFAGGILILQFAYHSLFTYLYGATLGKMLLKIMVIDQELLDKPNFTQSALRAGVRQISDMLYGLGFAWALSNIVLKTWHDYAAKTVVIDLA, from the coding sequence ATGAGCACCAATCAAGAATTATTTGATAAGCTAGAAAAAGAAGAAATAAAAATAGCAAGTTTTAAAAAAAGATTTTTAGCTTATGTTGTTGATAGTTTTGTAATTTTGGGTATCGTAAGTATTATTTTGTTTGATAAAATTAATTCTATGCAAACTTATGAAGAAATTCATAATCTTTTAATGCGTTTTGCTGGTGGGATTTTGATTTTACAGTTTGCATACCATAGTTTATTTACTTATTTATATGGCGCAACTTTAGGAAAAATGCTTTTGAAGATCATGGTGATTGATCAAGAATTGCTAGATAAACCAAATTTTACTCAAAGCGCTCTAAGAGCAGGTGTAAGACAAATTAGTGATATGTTGTATGGTTTAGGATTTGCTTGGGCTTTGAGTAATATTGTTTTGAAAACTTGGCATGATTATGCAGCCAAAACAGTGGTGATAGATCTTGCGTAA